The Streptomyces sp. 135 sequence CCCCGCCTTCCGCGCGCGCTTCGCCCGCGAGGTGGCCACGGCCCGCCGCGTCTACGGCTACCACCTCATCCCCGTCGTCGACCACGACGCCGAGGCGGAGCTCCCCTGGCTCGCCACCCGCTACGTCCCCGGCCTCCCGCTCGACGACGCCCTCAGGGACCACGGCCCGCTGCCCGTCCCCACCGCGCTGCGGCTCGCCGCCTGCACGGCGTACGCCCTGGACGCCGTGCACACCGCGGGCGTCATCCACCGCGACGTGAAGCCGGGCAACATCCTGCTGGCCTCCGACGGGCCCTGGCTGCTCGACTTCGGCATCGCGCGGGCCGCGGGCGCCGCCACGCTCACCACCGTCGGCCGCCTCGTCGGCACGCCCCGCCACATGTCGCCCGAACACGCGCTGGGCCACGAGGTCACGCCCGCCTCCGACGTGTTCACCCTGGGCCTGATCATCGCCGAGGCCGCCTGCGGCCACCACCCCTACGGCCGGGGCAACGGCCTGGCCATCGCCGCGCGCATCGCGGGCACGGACCGCGAGCCCCCGGTCCTCGACGACGTGCCCGAACCGCTGCGCACCATCGCCGCCCACTGCCTGGCGCCGCGCCCCGAGGACCGCCCGACGGCCGCCGAGACGGCCCGCCTCTGCGAGGCCGAGGCGGTGACCCCGCGCCCCCTGCGCGACTTCACCGGATGGCTCCCGGCGCCCGTGGCCGAGGACGTGCGGCGCATCGAGGCGGCGTCGGCCCGGCCGCCGGGCGGGGGCGTGGCATTGGCGGAGGCGGAGACGGTCCGCGCCCTGCCGCCCACGGCGCCGCTGACGGTGCGGGACGAGGAGTGGTCACGCCGCGTACGCCGCGAGACGTGAGACGCGGGGCCCGCGCACCGGGTCAGCCGAGCTTGTCGACGGCCTGGTAGTACGTCCACGCCGTCCCGTCGCACGTGGCCTTCGTCGTGCCGCTGTACCGCGCGCACACCCTCTTCAGGTCCGCGTAAAAGGCGCTGTCGAGCCGCGCCTTGTTGGCGCTGAAGGTGCCCGCTTCCTTGTAGTTGCGGTAGCCGAAGTCGTGCCGGGCGCAGGAGGTCTTGAAGGGGAAGCCGAGGGGGTTGTCGGGCGAGGTGGAGCAGTAGTCGGTGGTCCAGTTGAACCCGTACGCGCTCCAGGCGCCCCGGTTCGCGTCGGCCGAGACCCAGGCCTGGTAACTGGCCACGTCGGTCTGGGTCCAGCGGCTGAGCACCTGCGCCTTGTCGGCCGGCACGGCGGCCGCCGGGGCGGCGGTGACCCCCAGCCCGAGGGTGAGGGAAGCGGCGCCCACGGCAAGGGCGGCGATTCGACGACGCATGAGGTTTCCTCCAGTGGGGGGGAAATGACGCTGACGGACGTGCCCGGAACCCGCTGTACTCGACAGGCCTTCTGTGCTCGGCAGGCCTTGGTTGGCTCAACAAGCCTTTATTTTCCAATAGTTGATGCCGCGACACATGAACTCCGGATCACGGAACTTCCCCCGGCATAAGCGTGTCGTAAGCTCTGAACGCTTCACGCGCCGCAGGCGTCGCGCATCCACCGGGGGAGGCTCCCAACCACCATGAGCAGCACCGAAATCCTCAGCCCCCTGGGGCCCCAGGACCCGAGAGAGGCCGCGGGCTACAGCCTCCTCGCCAGGATCGGCGAGGGCGGCATGGGCACCGTCTACCTCTCCCGCACCCGCGGCGGCCAGCCCGTCGCGCTCAAGGTGATCCGCCGCGAGTACGGCCAGGACGCCGACTTCCGCCGCCGCTTCGAGCAGGAGGTCCAGGCGGCCCGGCGCGTCCAGGGCTACCACCTGGTCCCGGTCGTGGACCACGACACCTCCGGCGAACTCCCGTGGCTCGCCTCCGCGTTCATCCCCGGCATCCCCCTGCACGACGCCCTCGCCGCGTACGGCCCGCTGCCCCTGCCCGCCGTCTTCCAGCTGATCGGCTGCGCGGCCCGCGCCCTGACCGCGATCCACGCCGCGGGCGTCATCCACCGCGACCTCAAGCCCAGCAACATCCTGCTGGGCTCCGGAGGTCCGTACGTCATCGACTTCGGCATCGCCCGCGCGGCCGACGCCACCCAGCTCACCCAGTCCGGCGGCCTGATCGGCACCCCGCAGTACATGTCGCCCGAGCACGCGCTCGGGGAGCAGGTCGGCCCGGCCACCGACGTCTTCTCGCTCGGCCTGATCGCGGCCGTCGCGGCCACCGGACGCCACCCCTACGGCGACGGCGGCGCCATCACCATCGCCGCGCAGATCGCGAACACGGCTCACCGGCCGCCGCAACTCGCCTCGTACGACGAAGAGTTGCGCACCCTTGTGGAGCGCTGCCTGGCCGCGGACCCGGCGGACCGGATCGGGGCGGCCGAGCTGGCCGAGTGGTGCGAGCGTGCGGCGGGACGGCCCCTGGCCCAGTTCGACGGCTGGCTCCCGCAGCCCCTCACCGCCGAGATCGCCCGTCGCGAGCAGTGGGCCCAGAATCCGCCGCCGCCGACACCCCCGCAGGCCCCGGCCGCGCCCCCCACGGCCCCGCCCCCGCCGGCCACCGGCTACGGCTACCCGCAGGCCCCCGGCACCCAGCCCCCGCAGACCGGCCCCCACACGTTCGACCTGGCCCCGCAGCCCACGGCCCCCGCCCCCAAGCCCCGCGGCCGCGCCCGCCTCGTCCTGATCGCCGCCGCCCTGGTCATCGCGGTCGGCGCGGGCGCGGCCGCCGCGGTGTGGGTGGTGAACAAGAACGACAAGGGCGGCGACGACGAAGGCAAGAAGAACCACGACAAGCAGACCTCGGCGTCGGCGGACCCCCACGAGGACCCCACCCAGAAGGACCCCGTGGACCCGACGGGCGACCCCACCGGAAGCGCCGCGCCACCGCCGCCCGCCGAGGCGTCCTACACCGTGCTCTTCAAGGACAAGCCGTTCACCGTCCGCACGCCCGGCTCACTCGACACGACGTACGTCGACCTCGACGAGCCCAAGGCGGACACCGGGGCCACCATGGACTCCGACCTGCGGGACATGATCATCAGGGACTCCCTGTGGGAGTTCGAGTCCACGGTGGGCAAGAGCGCGGGGACGACCGCGGAGCAGTGCAGGGCGGGCGCCGAGACCGACGCGCTGCCCGCCCAGGTCGGCGCCGACGACTTCGGCGAGCGCGGCCTCGTCACCAAGGGCACGCGCCTGTGCACGGTCACCCGGGACGGCAACCTCGCCATGTACGAGATCAACGGCATGACCCCGGGCAAGTACGACTCAGACGTCCCCACGGTCACCGGCAAGGTCACCCTCTGGAAGATCAGCGACTGACTCCGCCGACTCCGCACAGGCAGAAGGGGGGCGCCCCGAGCCGCAAGGCCCGGGGCGCCCCCCTTTCACGTACCGCCGAAGACGCCTATGAACGCCCCTATGAATGCGTACGCAGCAGAGTCCGCATCGTCCGCATCGCCACCGACAGGTTCGCCAGGTCGAACGCGTCCGAACTCTGGATCTCCTCCAGCGTCGCCCGCGCCCGGCTCAGGATCGGCGCGTTCTTCTCCTCCCACGCCTTGAAGCGCTCCTCGGGCGTGGCCGCGCCGTTCCCGGCGGCGAGGACGTCCGCCGTCAGCGCGGCGTGCGCCGCGTACAGGTCCTCGCGGATGGAGGCGCGCGCCATGGACTGCCAGCGGTCGGCCCGCGGCAGTTCGATGATGCGGTCCATGAGCTGGGTGATGCGCAGCCGGTCGGCGAGGTCGTAGTAGACCTCGGAGACGGCCATCGGATCCTTGCCCACCCGGTCGGCGACGGCGACGATGTCGAGCGTCGGGAAGGCGGACGAGAACCCGGCGACGCGCTGCGCGAGTTCGTCGGGGACGCCCGCGGCCGTCAGCTCGTCGCGGATGCCCTGGTACCACTCCAGGTCCGAGCCGCGCAGCAGGTTCGGCAGCTCGTCCCAGACCTGGGCGACGCCCTCGCCGAAGAAGGCGATGGTCTCGGCGAGCTGGAGCGGCTGCGGCCGGTTGTTGAGCAGCCAACGCGCGCCGCGCTCGACGAGACGGCGCGAGTGCAGCCGTACGCGGGTCTGGACGTCGGCGGCGACGACATTGTCGAGCGCTTCGACGGCGTCCCAGACCTCGCTGAGCCCGAAGATCTCCCGCGCGGCCAGCTGGGCCCGCACGATCTCCTCCAGCGAGGCGCCCGTCTCCTCCCGCAGCCGGTGCAGGAAGGTCGAACCACCGGCGTTCACCGTGTCGTTGACCAGGACGGTGGTGATGATCTCCCGGCGCAGCGCGTGCCCGTCGACCTGGTCGGGGAACCTCTCGCGCAGCGCCTTCGGGAAGTACGCGTGCAGCAGGCGCCGCAGGTACGGGTCGTCGGGCAGCGTCGTCTGGATCAGCTCGTCGGCGGCCGTGATCTTCGTGTAGGCGAGGAGGACGGCAAGCTCGGGCTGGGACAGGCCACGCCCGGCGTTGAGCAGCTCGCGGATCTGCCGGTCGTTGGGCAGGAACTCCAGGCTCCGGTCGAGGTGGCCCTGCTTGCCGAGGCGGCGCATGAAGCGCTGGTGGGCGTGGAGCAGGGACGGCGACTGGGCCACCGCGTTGCCCAGGGCGGTGTTCTGCGCGTAGTTGTTGCGCAGCACGAGCTGCCCGACCTCGTCGGTCATCTCGGCGAGCAGCTTGTTGCGCTGCTTGACGGTCATGTCGCCGTCGGTGACGACCGCGTTGAGCAGGATCTTGATGTTCACCTCGTGGTCGGAGGTGTCCACGCCCGCGCTGTTGTCGATGGCGTCGGTGTTGATGCGGCCGCCGGCGCGCGCGAACTCGATGCGTCCCAGCTGGGTCAGGCCGAGGTTGCCGCCCTCGCCGACGACCTTCACGCGCAGGTCGGAGCCGTTGACGCGGATCGAGTCGTTCGCCTTGTCGCCGACGTCGGCGTTCGACTCGGCGGACGACTTCACGTACGTACCGATGCCGCCGTTCCACAGCAGGTCCACGGGGGCCTGGAGGATGGCCCGCATCAGGTCGGCCGGGGTCATCTTGGCGACGCCGGTCTCGATGCCGAGGGCCCCGCGGATGTGGGCGTTGAGCTGGATCGCCTTGGCGGAGCGGGGGAAGATCCCGCCGCCGTTGGAGAGGAGCTTCTTGTCGTAGTCGGCCCACGAGGAGCGCGGCAGCTCGAAGAGGCGGCGGCGCTCGGCGTAGGAGGTCGCGGCGTCCGGCTTCGGGTCGATGAAGATGTGCCGGTGATCGAATGCGGCGACCAGCCGGATGTGCTCACTGAGCAGCATGCCGTTGCCGAAGACGTCACCGCTCATGTCACCGACGCCGACGACCGTGAAGTCCTCGGACTGGGTGTCGCAGCCCAGCTCACGGAAGTGCCGCTTGACGGACTCCCAGGCGCCGCGGGCGGTGATGCCCATGCCCTTGTGGTCGTACCCGGCGGAGCCGCCGGAGGCGAACGCGTCGCCGAGCCAGAAGTCGTAGTCCTCGGCGACCTTGTTGGCGATGTCCGAGAACGTCGCCGTGCCCTTGTCGGCGGCGACGACGAGGTAGGTGTCGTCCTCGTCGTGGCGCACCACGTCCACGGGCGGCACGACCTCACCGGCGACCAGGTTGTCGGTGATGTCGAGGAGGGCGGAGATGAACGTCTTGTAGCAGGCGACGCCCTCCGCCAGCCACGCGTCGCGGTCCACCGACGGGTCGGGCAGCTGCTTGGCGACGAAGCCGCCCTTGGCACCGACGGGCACGATGACGGTGTTCTTCACCATCTGCGCCTTGACCAGGCCGAGGATCTCGGTACGGAAGTCCTCGCGCCGGTCGGACCAGCGCAGACCGCCGCGCGCGACCTTGCCGAAGCGCAGGTGGACGCCCTCGACGCGGGGCGAGTACACCCAGATCTCGTACGCGGGGCGGGGCGCGGGCAGGTCGGGGATGGCCTGCGGGTCGAACTTCATGGAGACGTAGGTGTGCGGCCGGCCGCTCTCCGTCTTCTGGAAGAAGTTCGTCCGCAGGGTCGCCTTGATGACGGTGAGGAACGACCGCAGGATGCGGTCCTCGTCCAGCGACGCGACCTGGTCGAGCGCGCCGTCCAACTCCTCCAGGAGGCCGTCGGTCAGCTCGGTGCCGGCGCGCTGGTGGTCCGGCGACATGCGCGCCTCGAAGAGCGAGACGAGCAGCCGGGTGGTGTGGACGTTGTTGCGGAGGGTGTCCTCCATGTAGTCCTGGCTGAAGGTGGCACCCGCCTGGCGCAGGTACTTGGCGTAGGCCCGCAGGACCATCGCCTGGCGCCAGTTGAGGCCCGCGCGCAGCACCAGCGAGTTGAAGCCGTCGACCTCGGCGGCGCCGGTCCAGGCGGCGGCGAAGGCCTCCTGGAAGCGCTCGCGGCCGTCGTCGGCGAGGTAGTCGCCGCTGCCGTTCGGGGACTTGGGCATGCGCAGCCCGAAGTCGTAGATCCACGCGTGCGTACGGTCCGAGCAGCGCAGCTCGTACGGACGCTCGTCGGTGACCTCGACGCCGAGCCGCTGGAGGACGGGAAGCACCGCGGAGAGGGAGACCTGCTCGCCCGAGCGGTAGATCTTGAAGCGGCGCTCACCGGGGGCGGCGCCCACCGGCTCGTACAGGGAGAGCGCGAAGTCCTTGTCGCCCTGGCTGAGCTGCTCCAGGTGCTGGAGGTCGGCGACGGCGGCGCGCGGCGTGTGGTCGGCCTTGTACCCCTCGGGGAAGGCGGTCCCGTACCGGCGCAGGAGTTCGGCGGCGCGCTCCTCGCCGCACTCGGCGGTCAGCGCCTCGGCGAAGCCGTCGGCCCAGGAGCGGGCGGCGTCGACGAGCCGCGCCTCGATGCGCTCGACGTCGGTGTCGGAGAGGTCGGGGACCTCGCCGCCCTTGGGAACGCGCACCACGAAGTGGATGCGGGAGAGGATCGACTCGGTGTTCCAGGCGGTGAAGTCGACGCTGGCGCCGTTCAGCTCTTCCTTGAGGATGTCGATGATCCGCAGCCGGACGCCGGTGGTGTAGCGGTCGCGCGGCAGGTAGACGAGCGCGGAGTAGTAGCGCCCGTACTCGTCCTTGCGCAGGTAGAGCCGCAGCCGGCGCCGCTCCTGGAGGTAGAGGACACTCGTGACGATGGCCCGCAGCTCGTCGGCGGGCGTCTGGAACAGCTCGTCGCGCGGGTAGGTCTCCAGGATCTGGAGCAGGTCGCGCCCGTCGTGGCTGTTGGCCGAGAACCCGGCGCCCTTGAGCACCTCCTCCACCTTGCGGCGGATGACCGGCACGCGCCGCACGGACTCGGTGTACGCGGCGGACGAGAAGAGCCCGAGGAAGCGCCGCTCACCCACGACGTTGCCCTCGGCGTCGAACTTCTTCACGCCGACGTAGTCGAGGTAGCTGGGGCGGTGCACGGTCGCGCGGCTGTTGGCCTTGGTCAGGACGAGCAGCTTGTGCTCGCGGGCCTTGGCGCGCGCGTCGGCGGGCAGCCGGTTGAAGGAGGGGCTGACCGGGTGGTGGTCGTCGCCGTGGTGCGGGTCGGCGCGCAGGATGCCGAGGCCGGTGCCGGGGACGGCGGCGAGGGAGTCGTCCTCGGTGAGGTTGTACTCGCGGAAGCCCAGGAAGGTGAAGTGGTTGTCGGCGAGCCAGCGCAGCAGCTCGCGGGCCTCCTCCACCTCCTGGTCGCGCAGGTCGTCGGCGGTGGGCTCGGAGGGCAGCTCGTCGGCGATGCGCAGCGCGGCGTCGCGCATCTTCTCCCAGTCCTCGACCGTCTCGCGTACGTCGGAGAGGATCCGGAGCAGATCGGCGGTGATCTGCTTCAGGTCGGCGCGGTCGGTCTCGCGGTCCATCTCGACGTGGATCCACGACTCGACGAGCGCGTCGTGCGGGCGCTCGCTGACCGGCTCCGTGGGCAGGACCTCCAGGAGCTTGCCGGTCACGTCACGGCGTACGACCACCTGGGGGTGGATCACCACGTGGATGCCGCGGCCCTGGCGGGAGAGCTCGTTGGTGACGGAGTCGACGAGGAAGGGCATGTCGTCGGTGACCACCTCGACGACGGAGTGACTGCACGTCCAGCCGTTCTCCTCGACCGTCGGGGTGTGGACCCGTACGTTCGCCGTCCCCTGGGGGCGGTTCTCGGCGAGCCGGTAGTGGGAGAAGGCGGCGCCGAAGACGTCGACCGGGTCGCGGTCGGCCAGGTCCTCGGGGGCGGTGTGCAGGTAGTAGCGCTGGAGGAACGCGAGTGCCGTGGCCTGGTCCGGCGTGGCCTCGCTCGTCGTCCCGGTCGGTGCACCACTCGGTAGGCGCCCCCCGACCGGGCTGTTCTCAGCTACCCGGGCGGCCCGCGCGAGCAGCTCGGTCTTGGCTTCGTCCAGCTTGGTCTGCATTGTCCTCTGACTCCTGTCGCGCGCCGTTGCGTGACGTAGAAGGAAGTGATGTGACGTAACGCCGCGGCACGGGGTCTCCTGCCGGAGTCGACGTTATGCCGCGGTGCGGGAAGAGCGGTCGGCTTTCCGCCATTTTCAGCGCTTCCACTGACAGATGGCTTGCCCGGGCCGGTCGGCCGCACCGCGAAGAAGCGTCAGCGAGGGCCCGGGCACGGATGTCCTCCGTGTTCCCCGGGCGCAGGGCGGAGGCACCTATGCCTCCGCGGGCTATCGCGCTGATCACGGGTCAAGGCTATCGCTCCGCGCCCGGGAACCGTCATGAGCCGTATGTGTACAAAAGCGGGGGCAGAACCTGGACAGTCTGCACAGTGCGTCCGGGGCGCGGCCCTGCTGTCGGCCCTCTTGGCAAACCGGACGCGGGGATGCACGTTGAGCGGGACGGACAACGGACATGCGTGACGGACGACGGACATGCGTGACGGACTCGGGAAGCGAGCACCGATGGCAGCCAAGATCCTGATAGTGACCGGCGACGCGGCGGAGTCGCTGGAGGTCCTCTACCCCTACCAGCGCCTGCGCGAGGAAGGATACGACGTCCACATCGCCGCCCCGGCCCGCAAGACGCTGCGGTTCGTGGTGCACGACTTCGAACCGGGCTTCGACACGTACACGGAGAAGCCGGGCTACACCTGGCCCGCGGACCTCGCCTTCGCCGAAGTGGAACCCGGCCAGTACGCCGCCCTGGTGATCCCGGGCGGCCGGGCCCCGGAGTATCTGCGCAACGACCCGGAGCTCCGCAAGATCCTCAAGTCCTTCTTCGACGCGGACAAGCCGGTGGCCCAGATCTGCCACGGCCCGCTCCTCACCGCCGCGATCGACGGCCTGAGCGGCCGCCGCGTCACGGCGTACCCGGCCCTGGAGATGGACATGCAGGCGGCGGGCGCGACCTTCCAGGACGCGGAGGTGGTGGTCGACGGCACGCTGGTCTCGGCCCGCGCGTGGACGGATCACTCGGGCTGGATGCGGGAGTTCCTGACCGTGCTGAGGGCGAAGGCACCCGTGACGTGAGGGGCCGGTAGCGGAAGGTCCCGTGGCGGCCCGGGTAGCGGAGGCTGATCATCCGTTAGGTATACGGAGCTGCGCGTATCCGTCCCACATCGGTATGCCGATCCTCGGGGATACCGATGCCGGGAGGGGGGCGCGAAGGGCAGTCTCTTCCGTGCGCCGCCTGGTCCGAGGATGCGGGAACGGGCGCCAGGGTGCCCGGCAGTGCCTGGTCATCTCCCCCACGGCTGTCATGGCAAGGCATCCGGCCCGCCCCCGCGGCCCCGGCGAAGCGGCCGACGCGGCGCCTGCCCTTGTCGGCGAGGGCAGGCGCCGCTCCTCCGGGGACGCGGACACCGCCACGCCCCTGCGCCGCTATCCCGCCACGCCGCTCCCCCGGTCCTCCGTGGCGCTCGCGATCTCCGTACGGGAGCCCACGCCCAGCTTCGCCAGGATGTGCTCGACATGCGCGTCCGCGGTCCGCTTCGAGATGACCAGGCGCTCCGCGATCTCCCGGTTGGACAGGCCCTGGCCGACCAGGGCGGCCACCTCCCGCTCCCGCCGGGTCAGTACGTCACCGGCCGCCCGCCGCCCGGACCGCTGGGCCGGCGGCCTGCCGGGAACGTCCGCGTCGGCGCGCACCGCGTGCAGGACCTGGCGGCCGGACAGCCGTGCCCCCACCGCGTGCCACCGGTCGAACTGCTTGCCGCCCAGCGCGTCCCGCACGGCCTCGCGCACCGCCTCCTGGTGCTCCAGGAGCGAGGGCAGCATGGCGATGGGGTCGCCGCCGAGCCGCCGCGCGTTCTCCGCGTACCCGAGCAGCCAGGCGGCCCGCACCTGCCGCCCGGCCTGCGCCGCCGCCCAGGCGAGGCCGTGGCAGCACATCGCTGCGACCAGGATCTCGTCGACCTCGCCGGCCGCCTCCAGGGCCCCGCACAGCGACGCGACGCCGCCCTCCCGGTCGCCCGCGAGCCACCGCACGAGGCCCTGCGCCATGAGCGTGGAGCCGTAGAGCTGCCGCTCGCCCGTGCCCTCCAGCAGGCCGAGGCCCTGCGCGCACAGCTCCAGCGCGCCCTCGGTGTCGCCGAGCACGGCCCGCAGCAGGGCCGCTTCGTAGCCCATCACCACCAGGCCGAGGAGGTTGTCGCTCTCCTGCATCCGCCGCCGCACGTCCGCGAGCCGGGCCAGCCCCTCCTCGTCCCCGCACAGCGCGGCCAGACCGTCGGCGTACCCCTCGGCGAACTGCGCCACCTCCTCGTCGCCGGCCGCCACCGCGGACACCCGCGCCAGCTCCATCTGCTCGACGGCCGTCGCCAGATCCGCCGTCCACACCGCGAAGACACCGGTCCCGAGCAGCCCCCACGCCCGCGCCGAGCAGTCCTCGGGGACGCGGGCGAGCCCCTTGTCGATCCAGTACCCGCCCTCGGAGAGCGCCCCGGAGGCCCGCCAGTGCGGCCACAGCCGGGCCGCGAGCCGCAGCCCCTGCGCCGCCCGTCCGTCGGTCTCGTACGCGTACTCCAGAGCGGCCCGCAGGTCGGCGATCTCCGCCCGGACCGTGCGGTGCAGCTCCGCCTGTCCGGCGCCGAGGAACCCCTCCTCGAAACGCCGCCCGAGATCGCGGTAGTACGCGAAGTGCCGCGCCCGCAGCGCCGCGCCGCCGTCCGCCTCGACCACGCCTAGCCGCTCGGCCCCGTACTCCCTGAGCGTGTCGAGCAGCCGGTAGCGGCTGCCCGACTCGCCGATCCGCTGCACCACGGACTTGTCGACGAGTCCGATGAGCTGCCCCAGCACCTCCGCGACGGGCAACTGCCCACCTCCACAGACCTGTTCGGCGGCGCTCAGCTCGAAGGACCCGGCGAACACGGACAGCCGCGCCCACAACAGCTGCTCCTCCGGAGTGCACAGCTCATGCGACCAGTCGATGGCCGTACGCAGGGTCTGGTGCCGCGAGAGAGCGGTGCGCCGCCCTCCGGTCAGCACCTGGAAACGGTCGTCGAGCCGCGCCACGAGCTCCTCCGTCGACACGGCCCGCAGCCGCACCGCGGCGAGCTCCAGCGCCAGCGGTATGCAGTCGAGCCGGTGGGCCAGCGCGAACAGCTGCTCGCGGTTCCCGTCGTGCACCGCGAAGCCGGGCACCACACCGGCGGCGCGCTGCGCGAACAGCTCGACCGCGTCGCCGGGCGCCAGCGGCGAGACGGGGCAGCAGTGCTCCCCGGGCACGTCCAACGGCTGCCGGCTGGTGGCGAGCACACTCACGTCGGCGGCCTCGCGCAACAGGATGTCCGAGAGCATCGCGCAGGCGTCGACCAGGTGCTCGCACGTGTCCAGCACGATGAGCAGCCGCCGCCCCTGGAGGTGCGCCACGACCGCGTCGAGCGGCGCCATCCCGGACTGCTCGGGCAGTTCGAGGACGGCGGCGAGCGTGGCGGGTATCAGCTCGGGGTCCCGCAGCGCCGACAGCTCGGCGAGCCACACGCCGTCGGGAAACCTTTCCCCCAGCCCCGCGGCGGCCCTCAGCGCGGTGCGGCTCTTGCCGACACCTCCCGGCCCGACCAGCGTGACGAGCCGCGCGTACTCGAACGCCGCCCGTACCTGCGCCAGTTCGTCCGCCCGTCCGACGAACGAGGTCAACTCGGCGGGGAGTTGCCCGCCCCGCCGCTGCCCGAAGCCGAAACCCATCGCGCTACCGCCCCCGTCACGTCGTCCGGCACAGCTCATCCGCCGAGGATCACACCTCAGCGTACGCAGAACGGCGCGGAGGGTGAACGCGAATCCGGCAACCCCCGCACCTCAGGCGGCGAGCCGCTCCGCCTCGGCCACGGCCTCCTCCAGGCTGTCCACGACGGGCACCCCGGCGCTCTCCAGGCTCGCCCGGCTGTGCGAGCCGCCGGTGTAGAGGACGGCCCGCGCGCCCACGTGCGCGGCGGCGACCGCGTCGTCGACGGCGTCCCCGATCACGACGACCCGCTCGACGGCGGCGGCGACACCCTCCAGCGCGGCCAGGTGCCGCACCATCCGCTCGGCCTTGCCGGCGTGCGAGTCGTCGGTCCGCCCGTCGATCCGCACGAAGTGCTCGTGGATCCCGTGCCGCCGCACGATCGGCACGAGGTGCTCGTGCGGAGCCAGCGACAGCAACGACTGCGTACGCCCGTCGGCCCGCCGCTCGGCGAGCAGCCGCGCGGCCCCTTCGGCGAGCCCGCAGGCCTCGGCCCGCGCCCAGTAGTGCTTGTGGAAGACGGCATCCATGAGCCGCCACTCCGTGTCACTCGGCAGCCGCCCCATGAGCCGCTCGTAGAACCGCGGGATCGGCACGCAGTACAGCTCGCGGTACCGCTCCAGAGTGATCGACTCGAGCCCGATCTCCGCGAAGGAGGCGTTCGTGGCCTCGATCACCGCATGAATGTCATGCAGGAGGGTCCCATTCCAGTCCCAGACGATGTGCGCCCCGCGCCCCGTTTTCCCCATCCCCAAAACGTACCCGCCCCCACCGACAACAGAGCCAACGCAGAGGGCCCACCCCCCGCACCCGCGAGCGCACGCGAGGGGACGTCGGCCGGAAACCTGGAGGCGCACAGCTGACGACGGCCCGCAGTCGCCCACGCGCCGGAGGGGACGTGGGGGTAGGTGCGCGCGGAGCACAGTGGTGGTCACCAGGGCCCCGAAGCAACAAAGGCCCCGCACCAAGATGGCGAGCACGGACCTACCCCCGCGGCCCCGCCCCCAAGACGACCCCAGGCGCACCCCGGGACACCCAAGACGCACCCACCGCGCGAGCCCCCCTCAGCCGATCAACCCAGGAATCTCCTGCGTCGCAAACCACAGCAGCTCATGATCCTCCGCCCCGTCCACCACGAACCGCGCATCCTCGTCCCCCATATCCGCCGCCCCCAACGCCGCCGCAGCCGCGCCCACATCCCCCTCCGCGTCCCCCGAGTCCACATGCACCGCCGCCACCTTCCCCAGGGACAGCCCCCCGGCAACCCGCACCTCCCCGAGCGCCCCTCGATCGAGCCCCCGGTCAGGATCCGCCACAGCCGCCCCATCCGGCACATCCGCCGCAAGCACGACCCGCCGCCGCGCCGCCGACGGATCCCCCGCCACCAACCGCAGCGACGCCGCCGCCGCCCGGTTCAACGCCGCGTACTCCAGCTCCTCGATGTCGTCCGAGACGTACCACTCCCGCAGAGCGGGGGTCACGGCGTAAGCGACCAGCGGCCCGGGCCCCACCTCCCCCGCCTTGTACGCCTCAGCGAGCCGGGGCAGGGTCAGAGGAACGTAGACGCGCATATACGGGACCGCTTTCGCTCGCGTCCGCCGAGACGGACCTTCGTGGCCGTAGAAGACCTTCAGGATACGTGCGGGAGTCCCCGATCGAGGTCCCCCCACCACCCGCGGAGCCGTCCACCCCCGTCCACGGATTCACCCGGCACACCCCCGGAAACACCACGCCCCAAGGGCCTCCACCCCCCTG is a genomic window containing:
- a CDS encoding LuxR C-terminal-related transcriptional regulator, whose translation is MGFGFGQRRGGQLPAELTSFVGRADELAQVRAAFEYARLVTLVGPGGVGKSRTALRAAAGLGERFPDGVWLAELSALRDPELIPATLAAVLELPEQSGMAPLDAVVAHLQGRRLLIVLDTCEHLVDACAMLSDILLREAADVSVLATSRQPLDVPGEHCCPVSPLAPGDAVELFAQRAAGVVPGFAVHDGNREQLFALAHRLDCIPLALELAAVRLRAVSTEELVARLDDRFQVLTGGRRTALSRHQTLRTAIDWSHELCTPEEQLLWARLSVFAGSFELSAAEQVCGGGQLPVAEVLGQLIGLVDKSVVQRIGESGSRYRLLDTLREYGAERLGVVEADGGAALRARHFAYYRDLGRRFEEGFLGAGQAELHRTVRAEIADLRAALEYAYETDGRAAQGLRLAARLWPHWRASGALSEGGYWIDKGLARVPEDCSARAWGLLGTGVFAVWTADLATAVEQMELARVSAVAAGDEEVAQFAEGYADGLAALCGDEEGLARLADVRRRMQESDNLLGLVVMGYEAALLRAVLGDTEGALELCAQGLGLLEGTGERQLYGSTLMAQGLVRWLAGDREGGVASLCGALEAAGEVDEILVAAMCCHGLAWAAAQAGRQVRAAWLLGYAENARRLGGDPIAMLPSLLEHQEAVREAVRDALGGKQFDRWHAVGARLSGRQVLHAVRADADVPGRPPAQRSGRRAAGDVLTRREREVAALVGQGLSNREIAERLVISKRTADAHVEHILAKLGVGSRTEIASATEDRGSGVAG
- a CDS encoding HAD family hydrolase, with translation MGKTGRGAHIVWDWNGTLLHDIHAVIEATNASFAEIGLESITLERYRELYCVPIPRFYERLMGRLPSDTEWRLMDAVFHKHYWARAEACGLAEGAARLLAERRADGRTQSLLSLAPHEHLVPIVRRHGIHEHFVRIDGRTDDSHAGKAERMVRHLAALEGVAAAVERVVVIGDAVDDAVAAAHVGARAVLYTGGSHSRASLESAGVPVVDSLEEAVAEAERLAA